Proteins encoded in a region of the Gammaproteobacteria bacterium genome:
- a CDS encoding EAL domain-containing protein, with translation ELVGTINSMSGKIRDVIATEVSRAEAFRREAFHDPLSGLDNRLSFEQRFNEWLQAKSEIYSGALFLVELNNFKAFNQKHGFRRGDELIVHAARALAEVWNGRQAIRARLGGATFALAVENVDFEEAQRLAAAVCAHFELTLSEQGYSPEVGFACGGCHFGNIKPTQSALFSGADMGLIKAQNQGLNTWAMVRIGDDVRDEKGSQYWKTAISRALEDNRLALYTQPVLPIGGGAPLQHEIVGRLIDERGEPIAAGDFLPMAVRHNLVELLDRKVIEKLVRYLVDKPAPAAQYALNISARSIRNVAFVKWLSELLRSHHVVARRLVFETTEIGVVQDIETAKRFAQTIRGAGAQFAVDNFGLHREAFRYLQALFPNYIKPSRGFFEHLQQHRENQFFIASVVKIAQPLEIQVIAQAIEDTSVLSILRTLGVHGYQGYATGKPERLV, from the coding sequence AGAGCTGGTTGGGACCATCAACAGCATGTCCGGCAAGATCCGGGATGTCATTGCTACCGAAGTGTCCCGGGCGGAGGCGTTTCGCCGTGAAGCTTTCCACGATCCGCTCTCCGGGTTGGACAACCGCCTCAGTTTCGAGCAGAGGTTCAATGAATGGCTGCAGGCCAAGAGCGAAATCTACTCGGGCGCGCTGTTTTTGGTGGAACTGAACAACTTCAAGGCCTTCAACCAGAAACATGGGTTTCGCCGCGGCGATGAACTGATTGTTCATGCCGCTCGCGCCCTTGCCGAAGTGTGGAACGGGCGCCAGGCAATCCGCGCGCGGTTGGGAGGAGCCACCTTTGCGCTGGCGGTTGAAAACGTCGATTTCGAGGAGGCGCAACGCCTGGCAGCGGCCGTGTGCGCCCATTTCGAACTGACATTGTCGGAACAAGGTTATTCACCGGAGGTGGGCTTTGCCTGCGGCGGATGTCATTTTGGAAACATCAAACCAACCCAGTCGGCATTGTTTTCCGGCGCCGACATGGGGTTGATCAAGGCGCAGAATCAGGGCCTGAATACCTGGGCGATGGTGCGCATCGGGGACGACGTACGCGATGAAAAAGGCTCACAGTATTGGAAGACTGCGATTTCGCGCGCGCTGGAAGATAATCGTCTTGCGCTATACACCCAACCGGTATTGCCGATCGGCGGCGGTGCGCCATTGCAGCATGAGATCGTGGGCCGTCTGATCGACGAACGCGGCGAGCCGATCGCGGCCGGCGATTTCCTGCCCATGGCCGTGCGTCACAATCTTGTGGAATTGCTCGACAGGAAGGTCATCGAAAAGCTGGTGCGTTACCTGGTGGACAAGCCGGCGCCGGCGGCGCAGTACGCACTCAACATCTCTGCACGATCCATCCGGAATGTCGCGTTTGTAAAGTGGCTCTCCGAGCTCTTGCGGTCCCATCACGTCGTCGCCCGCCGGTTGGTGTTTGAAACCACGGAAATCGGCGTTGTGCAGGATATCGAGACGGCAAAAAGGTTCGCGCAAACGATTCGCGGCGCCGGCGCCCAGTTTGCCGTGGACAATTTTGGCCTGCATCGCGAAGCGTTCCGTTACCTGCAGGCACTGTTCCCCAATTACATCAAACCGAGCCGCGGCTTCTTCGAGCATCTGCAGCAGCACCGGGAAAATCAGTTTTTCATTGCCTCGGTGGTAAAGATTGCACAGCCGCTGGAGATTCAGGTGATCGCACAGGCGATTGAGGACACGAGTGTGCTTTCGATCCTGCGAACACTCGGCGTCCATGGTTATCAGGGCTATGCGACGGGCAAGCCGGAACGGTTGGTTTAG
- a CDS encoding ShlB/FhaC/HecB family hemolysin secretion/activation protein, with the protein MQPSIKRTPKWRAALIVAFITGPAFAQTPRDAGRILQETSRPDIERAPQGAPTINVQEPTRPALTAPAEIRFKVSHFRLSGNTAFPISELLPLLAEFEGRELSLNDLQQAAARITEYYHKHGYLVARAYIPAQDIKDETVEIAVLEGRVGSLSMHSQGGQRVPDERLLKVVRAAVPEGAVINGKPVERSLLLIDDLAGISAAHAVLKPGEATGTSDIAVDAMQGPFISGDVDFDNYGNRFTGEKRLSGTMNLNSPLHRGDLASVRVLHASDTDYGHASYQIPIGASGLLAGIGYSILRYHLCCEFKPLEARGVAQDVSAFARYPIVRTLNFNLYDGLSLDRKHFFNTTLPGTTSDYHITVGVATLLGDWHDAFGGGGINGFSVAAAAGDLDLSDSPNRAADAAGPRAEGVYGRFNFQFSRVQAIRGPLSAFFSLTGQFATKNLDSSEQFTLGGPNGVRAYPQGEAPGDEGLLANIELRWDLPHDAQLAAFLDHGEIELRKNESATLAGTNGPSNRYSLTGVGVGLNWQLPDNFVVRSSLATRLGTNPGRDAKGNDNDGQRDDVRFWLQAAKYF; encoded by the coding sequence ATGCAGCCATCAATCAAGCGCACACCGAAGTGGCGCGCGGCGCTAATCGTGGCGTTTATTACCGGGCCGGCCTTCGCGCAGACCCCGCGGGATGCCGGTCGCATACTTCAGGAAACCAGCCGGCCAGACATTGAGCGCGCCCCCCAAGGCGCCCCCACCATCAATGTGCAGGAGCCAACGCGACCCGCACTAACTGCGCCTGCGGAAATCCGCTTCAAGGTGTCGCATTTTCGCCTAAGCGGCAACACCGCCTTCCCAATCAGCGAGTTGTTGCCGCTCCTCGCCGAATTCGAAGGGCGGGAACTGTCGCTCAATGACTTGCAGCAGGCTGCCGCCCGTATCACCGAGTACTATCACAAGCATGGTTATTTGGTAGCGCGGGCATATATCCCCGCCCAGGACATCAAGGATGAAACTGTTGAAATCGCCGTGCTCGAAGGGCGCGTAGGTTCCCTGTCAATGCATTCACAAGGCGGGCAGCGGGTGCCTGATGAACGGCTGCTCAAAGTTGTGCGGGCGGCTGTGCCCGAGGGCGCGGTAATCAACGGGAAACCCGTGGAGCGTTCATTGCTTCTGATTGACGATCTGGCTGGCATATCGGCAGCGCACGCCGTTTTGAAACCTGGCGAAGCCACCGGCACGTCCGACATCGCCGTCGATGCGATGCAGGGACCGTTTATCTCGGGCGATGTTGATTTTGACAATTACGGCAACAGGTTCACCGGCGAGAAACGACTGAGCGGGACGATGAATCTGAACAGTCCGCTGCACCGGGGCGACCTTGCCAGCGTACGCGTGTTACATGCCTCCGATACCGATTATGGACACGCCAGTTACCAAATACCGATTGGCGCATCGGGGTTGCTGGCGGGCATAGGATATTCCATTCTGCGATATCACTTGTGCTGCGAATTCAAACCGCTGGAAGCAAGGGGCGTCGCGCAGGATGTCAGCGCCTTCGCGCGATATCCCATCGTACGCACGCTGAATTTCAATCTCTACGATGGTTTGTCGCTCGACCGAAAACATTTTTTTAACACCACACTGCCTGGAACAACGAGCGATTACCACATCACGGTGGGCGTGGCCACTCTTTTGGGTGACTGGCACGATGCTTTTGGCGGCGGTGGTATCAATGGTTTCAGTGTAGCGGCGGCGGCCGGCGATCTTGATCTCAGCGACTCGCCCAACCGCGCCGCGGACGCCGCCGGACCGCGCGCCGAGGGCGTTTATGGCAGATTCAATTTCCAATTCTCGCGGGTACAAGCCATTCGGGGGCCATTGAGCGCGTTTTTTTCGCTGACCGGCCAATTCGCCACCAAAAATCTGGATTCCTCAGAGCAGTTTACTCTGGGTGGCCCCAACGGCGTGCGCGCCTATCCGCAGGGCGAGGCCCCCGGCGACGAGGGTTTGCTGGCGAATATTGAATTGCGCTGGGACCTGCCGCACGACGCGCAGCTGGCGGCCTTCCTTGACCACGGTGAGATAGAGTTGCGCAAAAACGAGTCCGCCACACTGGCGGGCACAAATGGTCCGTCCAACCGCTATTCCCTGACGGGCGTGGGCGTCGGACTGAACTGGCAGTTGCCAGACAACTTCGTCGTGCGCTCGAGCCTCGCCACGCGGCTCGGCACCAACCCGGGCCGCGATGCGAAGGGTAACGATAACGACGGCCAGCGCGACGATGTTCGTTTCTGGCTGCAGGCAGCGAAGTACTTCTAA